A DNA window from Bombus affinis isolate iyBomAffi1 unplaced genomic scaffold, iyBomAffi1.2 ctg00000944.1, whole genome shotgun sequence contains the following coding sequences:
- the LOC126928431 gene encoding G-patch domain and KOW motifs-containing protein-like isoform X2, which yields MGLGADKVALQKKNTDFKKEEEEVKIEKGTFVKIIAGEQSNNYGQIEGFDDDAGRLIIKLALGGNIISVNEFMVQPVTKSEYSKNSKVQNTKKYEEYKDKESKGLKQKMDRKRSMSPDPEDGEEQK from the exons atgggtcttggagcagacaaagtagcattgcagaagaaaaatacagatttcaaaaaagaagaggaagaagttaaaatcgagaaaggaacatttgtgaaaattatagctggagaacaaagtaataattatggtcaaatagaaggattcgatgatgatgcaggaaggctcataataaaactagctcttggtggaaatataatatctgtaaatgaatttatggtacagccagtgactaaatcagaatattctaagaactcaaaagttcaaa atacaaaaaagtatgaggaatataaggacaaggaatccaagggactcaagcaaaagatggatagaaaaagatcaatgtcccctgaccccgaagacggtgaagaacaaaagtag
- the LOC126928431 gene encoding G-patch domain and KOW motifs-containing protein-like isoform X1 encodes MGLGADKVALQKKNTDFKKEEEEVKIEKGTFVKIIAGEQSNNYGQIEGFDDDAGRLIIKLALGGNIISVNEFMIQKSMRNIRTRNPRDSSKRWIEKDQCPLTPKTVKNKSSNKRKKIGSTMHNKSKYDKVGDKKSERRKRRSESNDDSDSDSEKKRRRERSNSNSNDSYKLKRLKKSKKRKKYDCSSERSSKKRDDEKDQDLDHLVGSNIFQERIRSFYFQDKLYNFIYTDFIIKCIFTKVYFFSYP; translated from the exons atgggtcttggagcagacaaagtagcattgcagaagaaaaatacagatttcaaaaaagaagaggaagaagttaaaatcgagaaaggaacatttgtgaaaattatagctggagaacaaagtaataattatggtcaaatagaaggattcgatgatgatgcaggaaggctcataataaaactagctcttggtggaaatataatatctgtaaatgaatttatg atacaaaaaagtatgaggaatataaggacaaggaatccaagggactcaagcaaaagatggatagaaaaagatcaatgtcccctgaccccgaagacggtgaagaacaaaagtagtaataaaagaaagaaaatcggaagtacgatgcacaataagagcaagtatgataaagtgggggataaaaaatcagaaagacgaaaaaggcgctccgaatctaatgatgacagcgatagtgattctgaaaagaagagacggagagaaagaagtaactctaatagtaatgattcttataaattaaaaagattgaagaagtcaaagaaacgtaagaagtacgattgctcgtctgaaagatcaagtaaaaaacgagacgacgagaaagatcaagatctcgatcatttagtaggcagtaatattttccaggaacgtattcggtcattttactttcaagataaattgtacaattttatttatacagattttataataaagtgtatttttacaaaagtatatttcttttcttacccttaa